The DNA window GTAACCCCTTTGTGAGCGTAGTGTTATGATGCTGATCTCTGTATTTTGTTTGATTGAGGAGAACTTGAATTTAACACCTTAAACACTGAAACAAAGAACAACTATTTAACTAAGCTCTTGTCTGTAAGATGTGCATGGCCATTCCATTAAGGCACATATGGAATAATAAATTATGCATCTCATTTTTGTgctgcttttacatttttccaacACCACCACTAGATAAACGTACCAAGTTTACCAGCTATTGATGACTTCATTATATCACTACTTttaacataaacattttttgattGACTTAGTATTTCCCCATAATGTTAATTtctattacatatttatattgctTTCCGTAGAATAGGCCTAGACGGTGTACGGGGCTTGAGACTCCTGGGAAAGTCGCTCTGATTGTCGATGGCGATGAACAGTAACCTGTAGAGGGAGCTCCAGCACTAACTTTGCCTAAACTTTCTCAGCTCAACAAAGCTGCTAATATGCAAATTAGGgggaaaacaaacataaataaattatttcgcGATGCATTTGAGGCATATGGAAAGCTCTACAGAATCGATGTCTGAAGAGAACGCCTGCTAAATTTTTAAATAGTAAAATCTCACATATAATAAGAAAATTATACTTATGATAACACATTGAGAAAAGCTATTTAACCATTCAGCCAAAAACGTTTCGAATCTGAGTTATATTCCTCATATTTATTTAGTTCTTATTCTAAATTATTCTCAACAGCGTGCAATTTAATGgccaatgtatttaaataatggTGTATTTAAATTCAGATGTTGTGTCTCACTACAGATCAATCTTCAACGGCAAAATCAACCACCAAAGATTAACACAGTTAATCACAACCTCGCATAATTGAGTTCTgggatattaaaatgttttaaatgcacaCTGTAAACATAGCCAGGGTATCAATGCAATATAGACCAAGGCGCGATTAAGGCTATTCTGAAACTGTTAAACGAAGCTATTATTATGCTGATTGCTGATGCTCAAAACATGGcaaacgtttttttttccctgaaatATCAGCCACCCACGCCGAAACACCACATGCAATCTGATAAAGTTGCAACAGTTCATTTATTACCCAAAATATATACTTTCTTGTACAATTTGGTtcacacatatgtacattttcattatatacaaaacattttaaacaccaAATCCTCACGGAACTTACAAAAAGGAAACCTCACTGACTACAGTTTCATACAATATTACATTAGCAGTTTTTACACAGGACATGCTTACAATGTAagtatacagacagacagtattCTTATTTTACATTCCATACAactgattaaaataaaacacatataaTAAAGCGCCTATGAAGAAGAGAGCGCCGATAGAACCATTGCGGCTTCTAGCTGGTTCTGGGGCCTGCAAAATATggggaaataaaacaatgtaaagtaaaaaataaaataaaaatacttttgatTAGTCTATAAAAAGTGTGTACTTTTAATCATCAGTGTgcgaaataaaagaaaagaattcaaacaaaatagaataaaataaagcaagacCCTGACAGGACTAGCCAATGATAATCGACGCAGGTTGAAGCTCATAGTTGCTTGTAACCTGTAGGCCTAAATAATGTGCTGTGCCTCAATAATGCGATAGTTATGGGGTGTAATATCAAATAATTAGGTAAGCAGATAGTACTAGACTGTATAATCAGACACggtcaaaataatatttttgtactAGGATCATAAGTTTAAAGCAGATTATTTTGCAAATTTGAAACAGTTAACCCAATGTTAATAATGTAACAGTATCTTACCGTCTTTGAACTGGGTAGAAGGCTGTTTTAAACTTTTTCTCTGCTTCCAAGGCACTAGATCTGTCTGAAATAATAATCacgaaataaaaataaagcattaattTACTTTCTCGATGTTTTGAATGGGTCATTTTTTGCAACATTATGCCTTTGCTCGTTGTTCCCAATACGCATTTAGTCCTCATACGGTAATGTGAATTACTAGTTTTACGGTTGGAACGTCAGGCCTACTGCTGTTTTGAAACCTTGCACTAATATTTGAGTATCTTTTACTATGAGCAAATTAACCTCCATCCTTATGGATATTGGGCCCATGTGTATTTTACATAGCCTTTTCATACGTAtatcattaattattattagaaGCAATATAGGCCTGGGTAATTTGGCTAAATCCAGCCAAATGTGTTTAGGCCATTTTACTTATAGTCTAGTCCTGTGCAGtagtatttttctctctctctctctctctctctctctctctctctctctctctctctctctctctctctctctctctctctctctctctctctctctcagatgtcACATTGAGACATTTTCTGATTTTACCTTTTAAAGACACATTTTAAGCCAACATTGACAACAGGACCGATCGTGCTTCTAATGTAAATATTCAGTCTTAGTGAAATAGTCTcaacaaaacaagacaaaaaatatgaataaaacagacaaaaatgtaacGATTGAGAAGAGTTATATATATCAACAATACATTTCAGTCGTGTTGGCATGTACCTGTTACAGGTGATTCTGAATTATGACTTTTGTCCTCCGTATGTCTGGCGTACATCGCCAGGCCGTTCGCTGAAGCCTGGTTGGCCAGTCCGAGGTAATGATTTGAGTTTATTAAAGCGAGCTGGTGGGCTGAGAAGGCTCTGTTTGTCCAGTTCTGAAGTTTCCCAACGGGACAAGAGATAAGTCTGTGAGGAGCGATGATTGCTTGTGTTGCTGGAGCAGCTGAGTTTCCATTCAGCATTGGAGACTTTCTGGGATTGTCCGGAGTTGTTGCAGTCTCAGCCAAAGACCAAATTTTTGGTTTTTGGGCAGGAGCCGCGTTATTTTCAGAGGGTGGAGAGTTAATGGATGCGGGATTCAATTTTAGCTGCTCAACGTTTGGGTGTGTCGCTTTAATGTCTAAAGTATGGTGGTGAAAGTGTTCGCCTCGATCTCCGTGAATGTCTTTGCTGTCTTTTACCACTGCTTTGAGAAACCTGTGATCCGGTCCTTGCAAGTCCTCATAACCGTCTGAAATCTCCGAATCACTTCTGCCGTCTAGTTTCAACTCCGCATGCAGATCATCCTGGTCATCCAGATCGTCTTTATTTTCGATATTTTCCGTGTCGATGTTCTCTAAATCAATTTCTTCGTCATCCTCTCTCTTGTCTCCTTCATCTCCCTCGTGATCGCTGCCATAAACATTTCCCTCTTCGTCTGTCCGGCTCCTAGGAGCCCAGGTCATCTTGTTCTCTTTCTTTAGCCTTCTCCTCGCGTTGGCGAACCAGGTGGACACTTGAGTGAGGGTCATTTTGGTGATGATGGCCAGCATGATCTTCTCTCCTTTTGTGGGATAGGGGTTTTTCCGATGCTCGCTCAACCAGGCCTTAAGCGTGCTGGTACTCTCCCTAGTGGCATTTTTGGGTCTGGACGGGTCACCAAACTGGTATTGCCCGTAGGGGTAAAAAGCTGGGTGATGGTGAGCAAATCCTGGGTGTTGCACGCCTGGACTGTCTTTCAACTCATACTGAGGTCCCTGGAGAAATACAACATAGAAGTGGTAAATATAAGAAACCAGCTAAATCACAGAGAAGGCATAAATACGTTATTAAAGTTTCGTACGATATAACGTCATGAAGGTTACATTTAGCGATATTTATTTCAACGTCCCCTGTTCAGCTTTGGGATGATCGTGGCAATTATGGTTTAAGCCAAACAGGCCTTAACCCTACACGGAGAGCATGCCTTTATATAGTTTTTGAACCAGTACAATTATTTAGCCTAGTGGAAATACagtaagataaataaaaaaaattgaataccGAAGAAAATATTATTACTGATCGTTTATGACCATCAGCTGTTGTAGTCTGTCAATACATCTGACAAAGGGCTTTGGAGCCTTTATGCAGGGTATACCATGGAtacagtaaacatatttttatgtatatttcTAAAGGCTACATTTACAAATTACTGCAATATTTACTGCATTATCGTAGAACGATGAGCACGTTTTCTTGAATAGTATACTATAGGTTCTGTTTGCTGTTTTGGTTGCTGTTTTGGTGTTTctacagttattattattattttttcatgaagtGGTCTTACATTATGGCTCGGTAGTTTCTACAAATAAACAAccaagtgtgtgttttttttaactatttGAAACTCATAAAAGTCAAAACGTTAGAATTTTTCAGTTGTTTAAGTTGGCTATgtggttttaaaaataaacaaccaaGACTTACAATAGCCACAACTATTCtcaataactttttttatttcaaatttaaaCTATGAACtcattaatgaaataaatactacTTACCAACTGATTGAAAATAGAAATATCATTTGAATAAGGAAGAAAGGCTCCATATCCTTGCGCGGCAGCGGCGAAAGGTGATCCGTACATGGTAGAGAGAACGTTGGAAAGAGCTCCAGACGGGCTAAGTTCTGTCCCGGCTCGAGCGCTGCCAATGCCCTGGCGCTCCGACGGGTATATCGGTCTGATATACTGATATCCCAACTGCGGGAAAGACATTGTCGTAGAAAAAAGGCTTCTGTAATCACAAAAAGCAGGGAATCGCCCTCTTGGTACGCACTACGATATCCACTTTACAGTGAGTACAACAGACTGTAAGGAAGTCTATATTTCCTCATACAGGGCCGATGTAAACGATCCGATTGCGCTTTCCTCCCTCACTTTCCTATTGATCTGAATGGACTAAGGTCAGGTCCTTACAGATTGCTTTAGATTATTGGGACTCTTTGCTCTGATTGACATTTCTAGTCGTTCAGAAGCTCCTCCTATTttcaagtctctctctctctctctctctctctctctctctctctctctctctctctctctctctctctctcgctctcgctctctcgcgcGCGCTTACTcaccagccctctctctctctctctctctctctctctctctctctctctctctctctctctctctctctctctctctctctctctctctctctctgactatTTCCTCTAGATAAGTGTACTGACGTCGCGGTCTCTTATTTGAATGGGTTTCAAATCTCATTTTATGACTCGCCAATCACTTCGTGTGTTATTTGTTCTCCCGGCCCTTCCCCGATTTCAGTACTAATTTTCTATTTGTGGTCATCCATACAAATGACACAAATTTCAGTCTTGCTGAGTGATTAACTTCACATATTTTTTCAGTCGGCTATCTGTCCCGTCTGAAtaaagttttgtttcttgttataCGCAAGCGACTCCGAGCTATAACCTACAATGCAGtatgtgcatttttaaagtAGCTATTTGTAACTGACTAATAATTATTTCATACTAAATAATTAAATTCAcgttaaattatatttttcctcCCGCTACAAAGATAACACTATGACTTCATTAAGTCACACAgcattgtgtgtttattgtgtgtgtgtattttcgattagatatctttttttttttttttttttttaacgttacAGGAACATTTAAACCGTCGCTCTAAAAAGCTACATTTCCTGGAAGAAAAACATATCAAACGATTAAGCAAACAGATCGCTGGGATGAATTTCATAAAACCCTAGACTTGTAAATACTACGGATTAAGACAAAGCAAGACCGTCAGAATTGAAATTCCATGAATCAATATTTGAAAACCTGCAAGACACATCTATAATCGCATTCGATTCCATCTTTATATCATCTTAGCTATGATAATCGTTTACGAAACAACCACATTCTTAAATAAATTATTGCCTCCAGTTTATTATGAACATGTAATATCTCTTCTACAATATTGACAAAGGGATTAAAAGACAACTGCTTTATCTTAGTTTTAATGATCCGATCGGGTTTCTCGGAACCACGAGTccgtttaaacctttaatcTTCTTTTTAAGTGATTATTGCCATTAGTTGTGAATGATCAAAACGGCAATCCATTTAGGCTATTGTATAGCTACTGCTGCTGCGCCAAGTATTCACAAAGTAGGCTATGCATGTAAAGTTGGGATGTTGCTGCTTAGCGTCCTGACATTTTGACTGGTGATGCTGGTATAACCGAGCCCGGGATTACGGGTTATTAATTACCAGACTGCCTTGTGTCATGCGTACAGAATGGTAATCACCATACAGCCGTCAATAACACGGATAACCACTCCTGGGGCTAACAGCAAAGTGGAACCACTCATCTACATTATCACAATAACATAACAGTGAGTTTCAAAACTGTGTTTATACAGAGCAAGAAAAGATTTGAAATACTTTTGTAGACGCTAAATCGATATTAAATGACGCCAAAGGGTAGGATAGCCCATTTGAAAAAGACAcgtgattaattttttttttgttattgtcttCATTTAGAAATTTGAATTAGAATTGTACGATCAATGCGCTCACATGTTCGCATCGAACAGAAAAGAGGTTGAATAAAAGTTGTCAGAAGTAAAATCAGGTTGCTCTTACGTGAGCGGTTGAATGAGAGAGGCGGGCGACACGTCTGCAAGTTTGTGTCCGCTCCACACTGCTCCGAGTTCGGATAGACACGTGTCTTATCCCCGGGACCTGTCAAGGCCCCAGGGTCTGCCGCTGATTTATTACCCcaatcaaacacacatgcactaacTTAACACTTTCACACAGACCCGGGAAACTGGAGTGgccataaaaacataaaaggaAGCTCTCTTCCTTACCCTATAGCGCCTCAGTAACTAGTTCTCCGAGATATTTGAAGCGCTATTTCTGAAaggtaaaatatgaatatattgctATAAATATGAGAGTGATACAATGAGGTTAAGTGCTTATCTGCCGTaacaattacaataataataataataataataataataataataataacaatatcaaTAAAGACAATATTTGTTATCAGAGGcatgatgattatgattattgttgttgttattattcttatattattataatctcTGGAAATGTATTTGACTCTCCATTCAATAATTGACATATTATTGATAGCAGAATCCAGGTATCAATCAATTATTGAAGTAAATTCGATCATATCCCGAACACTAGACCACATAGCCTACGTTTCATGTTGCGGTGAAAGGTTACGCATCACCAGCGGGCGGTTTATGGAAGTTGTTTTCATGTAAATGGGCAGAACATAATACATCCACAATACACGAATAGACGTATGCGGAACAGCtcttaaatatacagtactcaAGAAGCCAATGACACTCcgaaaataatgataataaagcTTAAGATCAAAGACTTCATACAGAGCCTCCTCAAATTACACGTTTGGATCTTTTCCATGATTCCAATTCCAAGGCGACAGAAAACAAGTTACACATTCCTCATCACACGTGGATTCAATTTTCAAGGAGCCTTCTGATCAAAATCTGTTAATTGTGCTGACAACGGAGAAAACACAATTAATGACCTTTCATGtttgagagagcgagtgagagggtgtgtgtgtgtgtgtgtgtgagagagagagagagagagagagagagagagagaggggggggggggctagcttgtctaaatcacattttattaaCTACTTTGGCAAATAAGCTGTTATTTGGGAATCCGTGTAAGCTGGGGTTTACTAAACCTGCTGCTTCAtaacacatatttttcctcactTTGCATTTGTTTCACTGGAGGAAAGGGTCGCTGAAAAGGGTTTTTTGAATTGCGGACGTTGCTGCGTTATTGCCTTTGAATTTGTAATATCAAATTCGAATTTTGAATCtttgcatacatgcattttatcaGTATGGCTCATATAATGTAAACTGCATATTAACTCAATGAATGTTGGTGAATAGGCCAATAATGCACTGACTTCAACAATAGGCATGTTTATCACACGATGTAATTGAAGGTTCAGTTCATATGTACAATATTAATAAAGAATTTAGGCTGGAATGTTTTGAGCTCATACAAACTGGAAAAAGAACTTTTAAAAGTAGGCTTACTGTATAGCTATGTCAAAAAACACTGAAGTCTCAGAATGTTTTCTCTTCCCCATATCTAAAAGTCTTCTAATTCCAATTCAGTTCCCATTAAAAGAGAAATTAAAGGGTAATAAATCTTTcgggctgtgtggagctgtagGGGCTTAATctaataaatgaaaaaggaaaattaattgTACGGACTTGACGCAAACGTAGTAAGGACGCGATCCACTTTCAAAAGAGatttaaagtttttttgtattattactgTTGGGACAATTGGAATaaaattcttattttaattacattacaccaGCCAAGCGTGCACATTAAACAGATAAGCCCTGTTTGCATGACTGACAACGTATGGGTTTCTGAATGGTTCCTTTTGCATGGGATGTATTAATGAATT is part of the Conger conger chromosome 15, fConCon1.1, whole genome shotgun sequence genome and encodes:
- the LOC133111670 gene encoding iroquois-class homeodomain protein irx-3-like, coding for MSFPQLGYQYIRPIYPSERQGIGSARAGTELSPSGALSNVLSTMYGSPFAAAAQGYGAFLPYSNDISIFNQLGPQYELKDSPGVQHPGFAHHHPAFYPYGQYQFGDPSRPKNATRESTSTLKAWLSEHRKNPYPTKGEKIMLAIITKMTLTQVSTWFANARRRLKKENKMTWAPRSRTDEEGNVYGSDHEGDEGDKREDDEEIDLENIDTENIENKDDLDDQDDLHAELKLDGRSDSEISDGYEDLQGPDHRFLKAVVKDSKDIHGDRGEHFHHHTLDIKATHPNVEQLKLNPASINSPPSENNAAPAQKPKIWSLAETATTPDNPRKSPMLNGNSAAPATQAIIAPHRLISCPVGKLQNWTNRAFSAHQLALINSNHYLGLANQASANGLAMYARHTEDKSHNSESPVTDRSSALEAEKKFKTAFYPVQRRPQNQLEAAMVLSALSSS